A single region of the Streptomyces vilmorinianum genome encodes:
- the rodA gene encoding rod shape-determining protein RodA yields MTAPHGFSVSRYAPARGPLAKLTARDSVMRRLDWPMLLSALALSFIGTLLVWSATRNRTELNGGDPYAFLFRHTLNTGIGLALMIGTIWLGHRTLRGAVPILYGISIVLILAVLTPLGATINGAHAWIVIGGGFSLQPSEFVKITIILGMAMLLAAKVDAGDQVHPDHRTVAKSLGLAALPMAIVMLMPDLGSVMVMAVIVLGVLLASGASNRWVLGLIGAGVTGAVMVAVLGLLDEYQINRFAAFANPELDPAGVGYNTNQARIAIGSGGLTGTGLFKGSQTTGQFVPEQQTDFVFTVAGEELGFLGAGLILVLLGVVLWRACRIARETTELYGTIVAAGIIAWFAFQSFENIGMTLGIMPVAGLPLPFVSYGGSSMFAVWVAIGLLQSIKVQRPMTA; encoded by the coding sequence ATGACCGCACCCCACGGCTTCTCCGTCTCCCGGTACGCCCCCGCACGCGGGCCGCTCGCGAAACTCACCGCCCGCGACTCGGTGATGCGCCGGCTCGACTGGCCGATGCTGCTCTCCGCGCTCGCGCTCTCCTTCATCGGCACGCTGCTCGTGTGGTCCGCGACCCGCAACCGCACCGAGCTCAACGGCGGCGACCCGTACGCCTTCCTGTTCCGGCACACGCTCAACACCGGCATCGGTCTCGCCCTGATGATCGGCACGATCTGGCTCGGCCACCGCACCCTGCGCGGCGCGGTACCGATCCTCTACGGCATCTCGATCGTGCTGATCCTCGCCGTCCTCACCCCGCTCGGCGCGACCATCAACGGCGCGCACGCGTGGATCGTGATCGGCGGCGGCTTCTCGCTCCAGCCCAGCGAGTTCGTGAAGATCACGATCATCCTGGGCATGGCGATGCTGCTGGCCGCCAAGGTCGACGCGGGCGACCAGGTGCACCCCGACCACCGCACCGTCGCCAAGTCCCTCGGCCTCGCCGCGCTGCCCATGGCCATCGTCATGCTGATGCCGGACCTCGGCTCGGTCATGGTGATGGCGGTCATCGTCCTCGGCGTCCTGCTCGCCTCCGGAGCCTCCAACCGCTGGGTCCTCGGCCTCATCGGCGCCGGCGTGACGGGCGCGGTCATGGTCGCCGTACTCGGACTGCTCGACGAGTACCAGATCAACCGCTTCGCCGCCTTCGCCAACCCGGAGCTCGACCCGGCAGGCGTCGGCTACAACACCAACCAGGCGCGGATCGCGATCGGCTCCGGCGGACTGACCGGCACGGGCCTGTTCAAGGGCTCCCAGACCACCGGCCAGTTCGTCCCCGAGCAGCAGACGGACTTCGTCTTCACGGTGGCGGGGGAGGAGCTCGGCTTCCTCGGCGCCGGACTGATCCTGGTGCTGCTCGGAGTGGTGCTGTGGCGGGCCTGCCGGATCGCGCGCGAGACGACGGAGCTGTACGGCACGATCGTCGCGGCCGGGATCATCGCCTGGTTCGCGTTCCAGTCCTTCGAGAACATCGGGATGACGCTCGGCATCATGCCGGTGGCGGGCCTCCCGCTGCCGTTCGTGTCCTACGGCGGCTCGTCGATGTTCGCGGTATGGGTGGCGATCGGACTGCTCCAGTCCATCAAGGTGCAGCGGCCGATGACCGCATAG
- a CDS encoding DUF4233 domain-containing protein, whose protein sequence is MRTLCASTLIGEFFVIGFAGLVAMKDASLSTSTVWWVCGIAMLLSVLLCGMLTRPGGVQLGWALQIALIASGFVVPVMFILGAAFTALWWASIHYGAKIDEAKARWAAQTEAQDAAGAEAGAEAG, encoded by the coding sequence ATGCGTACGCTCTGTGCCTCGACGCTGATCGGCGAGTTCTTCGTGATCGGCTTCGCCGGGCTCGTCGCCATGAAGGACGCCAGCCTGTCGACGTCCACGGTCTGGTGGGTCTGCGGCATCGCGATGCTGCTGTCCGTGCTGCTGTGCGGCATGCTCACCCGGCCGGGCGGTGTCCAGCTCGGCTGGGCGCTGCAGATCGCCCTGATCGCGAGCGGCTTCGTGGTGCCGGTGATGTTCATCCTCGGCGCGGCCTTCACCGCCCTGTGGTGGGCCTCGATCCACTACGGCGCCAAGATCGACGAGGCGAAGGCCCGCTGGGCGGCCCAGACCGAGGCGCAGGACGCGGCGGGGGCCGAGGCGGGGGCCGAGGCGGGCTAG
- a CDS encoding sensor histidine kinase — MLRLSCVDRWAASPRALDVIAALSAFVLMFLDVPGLDRSTDNPLNGFTATLVLAAGAATLVLRRRAPWVPYVVALFLMGWLHELTMIQFALYSLGRFRGRRVAVLATVLYVATAYTLFHTSLWPVPHGDELSDFLSLVIPIGVLASAVGIAAYRQDLVRALECQRAEAAARQAVQDERISVGRDVHDLVGRELTVLAVRAEVLAVRARGEEHQKGFEELADTARRAHHMLNETIVRRADGGAGTPGLEGLCALAEESERMGSPVALTVAEEAKALSPLRQTAVHRVVQECLTNAAKHAPGLPVTVSISVAGRDLRIEVRNPLPKTPPDRAPVSTGTGLFSMEERVTSMGGTLSAKADGDVYRVTALLPTGFARA, encoded by the coding sequence ATGCTCCGTCTCAGCTGCGTGGACCGGTGGGCCGCATCGCCGCGCGCCCTGGACGTCATCGCCGCGCTGAGCGCCTTCGTGCTGATGTTCCTGGACGTGCCAGGGCTCGACCGTTCCACCGACAACCCGCTGAACGGGTTCACCGCGACGCTCGTGCTCGCGGCGGGCGCGGCCACGCTGGTGCTGCGGCGCAGGGCGCCCTGGGTGCCGTACGTCGTGGCGCTGTTCCTGATGGGCTGGCTGCACGAACTGACGATGATTCAGTTCGCGCTGTACTCGCTGGGTCGTTTCCGGGGCCGGCGGGTCGCGGTCCTCGCGACCGTGCTGTACGTCGCCACCGCGTACACCTTGTTCCACACCTCCCTCTGGCCCGTTCCGCACGGCGACGAGCTCAGCGACTTCCTGAGCCTCGTGATCCCGATCGGGGTCCTCGCCTCGGCCGTCGGCATCGCCGCGTACCGGCAGGACCTGGTCCGCGCCCTGGAGTGCCAGCGCGCCGAGGCCGCGGCGCGCCAAGCCGTGCAGGACGAGCGGATCTCGGTCGGCCGGGACGTCCACGACCTGGTGGGACGGGAGCTGACGGTGCTCGCCGTACGGGCCGAGGTGCTCGCGGTACGGGCCAGGGGCGAGGAGCACCAGAAGGGCTTCGAGGAGCTCGCGGACACCGCGCGGCGGGCCCACCACATGCTGAACGAGACGATCGTGCGGCGGGCGGACGGGGGAGCGGGCACCCCGGGGCTCGAAGGGCTCTGCGCGCTGGCGGAGGAGAGCGAGCGGATGGGCAGCCCGGTCGCCCTCACGGTCGCCGAGGAGGCGAAGGCGCTGTCGCCGCTGCGGCAGACGGCCGTCCACCGGGTGGTCCAGGAGTGCCTGACGAACGCGGCCAAGCACGCGCCGGGCCTGCCGGTGACCGTCTCGATCTCGGTGGCCGGCCGCGATCTGCGCATCGAGGTCCGCAACCCGCTCCCCAAGACCCCGCCGGACCGCGCGCCCGTCTCGACGGGCACGGGCCTGTTCTCCATGGAGGAGCGCGTCACCAGCATGGGCGGCACGCTGTCGGCCAAGGCCGACGGGGACGTGTACCGGGTGACGGCCCTCCTCCCGACGGGCTTCGCGCGGGCGTAG
- the ndk gene encoding nucleoside-diphosphate kinase, with product MSQRTLVLLKPDAVRRGLIGEIIGRIERKAGWTISALELRELSQDTLEQHYGEHKGKPFYEPLMGFMQSGPVVALVVEGERVIEGLRTLAGPTDPIAAAPGSIRGDFGTIVRENLIHASDSEESAIRELKIFFPGLA from the coding sequence GTGAGCCAGCGCACGCTCGTCCTGCTCAAGCCCGACGCCGTCCGCCGTGGCCTGATCGGCGAGATCATCGGCCGTATCGAGCGCAAGGCGGGCTGGACCATCTCCGCGCTCGAACTGCGCGAGCTGAGCCAGGACACGCTGGAGCAGCACTACGGCGAGCACAAGGGCAAGCCCTTCTACGAGCCGCTGATGGGCTTCATGCAGTCCGGACCGGTCGTCGCCCTGGTCGTCGAGGGCGAGCGCGTCATCGAGGGTCTGCGGACCCTCGCGGGCCCGACCGACCCGATCGCCGCGGCCCCCGGCTCCATCCGTGGAGATTTCGGGACCATCGTCCGGGAGAACCTGATCCACGCCTCGGACTCCGAGGAGTCCGCCATTCGGGAACTGAAGATTTTCTTCCCCGGGCTGGCCTGA
- a CDS encoding rod shape-determining protein, which translates to MSFIGRDMAVDLGTANTLVYVRGRGIVLNEPSVVAINTNTGGILAVGAEAKKMIGRTPGNIVAVRPLKDGVIADFEITERMLRYFILKIHKRRYLARPRVVVCVPSGITGVERRAVIEASTQAGARQVHIIEEPMAAAIGSGLPVHEATGNMVVDIGGGTTEVAVISLGGIVTAQSIRVAGDELDNAIIQHIKKEYSLLLGERTAEQIKITIGSAYDLDKDEHTEIRGRDLVSGLPKTVVISAAEVRKAIEEPVNAIVDAVKTTLDKCPPELSGDVMDRGIVLTGGGALLRGLDERLRRETGMPIHIAEDPLDSVALGSGKCVEEFEALQQVLDAQPRR; encoded by the coding sequence ATGTCGTTCATCGGCCGTGACATGGCTGTCGACCTCGGGACCGCCAACACGCTGGTGTACGTCAGGGGTCGAGGCATCGTTCTGAACGAGCCGTCCGTTGTCGCGATCAACACCAACACCGGCGGCATCCTGGCGGTCGGCGCCGAGGCGAAGAAGATGATCGGCCGGACACCCGGCAACATCGTCGCCGTCCGGCCCCTGAAGGACGGCGTGATCGCCGACTTCGAGATCACCGAGCGCATGCTCCGCTACTTCATCCTCAAGATCCACAAGCGCCGCTACCTGGCCCGTCCCCGGGTCGTCGTCTGCGTGCCCTCCGGCATCACCGGAGTGGAGCGCCGCGCCGTCATCGAGGCCTCGACCCAGGCCGGCGCCCGCCAGGTACACATCATCGAGGAGCCCATGGCCGCGGCCATCGGCTCGGGCCTCCCCGTCCACGAGGCCACCGGCAACATGGTCGTCGACATCGGCGGCGGCACCACCGAGGTCGCCGTGATCTCACTGGGCGGAATCGTCACGGCACAGTCGATCCGGGTGGCCGGCGACGAGCTCGACAACGCGATCATCCAGCACATCAAGAAGGAGTACTCGCTCCTCCTCGGTGAGCGCACCGCCGAGCAGATCAAGATCACCATCGGCTCGGCGTACGACCTCGACAAGGACGAGCACACCGAGATCCGTGGCCGTGACCTCGTCTCCGGTCTGCCCAAGACCGTGGTCATCTCGGCCGCCGAGGTCCGCAAGGCCATCGAGGAGCCGGTCAACGCGATCGTCGACGCCGTGAAGACGACGCTCGACAAGTGCCCGCCGGAGCTCTCGGGTGACGTGATGGACCGCGGCATCGTTCTCACGGGTGGTGGCGCCCTGCTGCGCGGCCTGGACGAGCGGCTGCGCCGCGAGACCGGGATGCCGATCCACATCGCCGAGGACCCGCTGGACTCGGTGGCGCTGGGCTCCGGCAAGTGCGTGGAGGAGTTCGAGGCCCTGCAGCAGGTCCTGGACGCACAGCCGCGCCGATAA
- the folC gene encoding bifunctional tetrahydrofolate synthase/dihydrofolate synthase has protein sequence MSEPRDPFDASEASDAFDDIVDAETDRDPDLAVIEAGSRTLRAQAGPPQGDPVPARPADPEVDKALREVETELATRWGETKLEPSVTRIAALMDVLGEPQRAYPSIHITGTNGKTSTARMIEALLAAFDLRTGRYTSPHVQTITERISLDGGPISAERFIETYEDIKPYVELVDSRQEIRLSFFEVITAMAYAAFADAPVDVAVVEVGMGGAWDATNVIDASVAVVTPIDLDHTDRLGETPGEIAGEKSGIVKQGATVILAQQPVDAAQVMLKKAVEVDATVAREGMEFGIVSRDIAVGGQLLTLRGLGGEYEEIFLPLYGAHQAHNAAVALAAVEAFFGIGAEHARTLDVDTIRRAFASVASPGRLEVVRSSPTVILDAAHNPAGARATADGISESFGFSRLIGVVSTSSDKDAKGLLEAFEPIFAEVVITANSSPRATDVDALAALAVEVFGEDRVVVEPRLDDAIEAAITLAEEEDEYAGAGVLVTGSIFTVGDARLLLGRR, from the coding sequence GTGAGTGAGCCCCGCGACCCGTTCGACGCCTCCGAAGCATCCGACGCGTTCGACGACATCGTCGACGCCGAGACCGACCGTGACCCCGACCTGGCGGTGATCGAGGCCGGCAGCCGCACGCTGCGCGCGCAGGCCGGTCCGCCCCAGGGCGACCCCGTGCCCGCCCGGCCCGCCGACCCCGAGGTCGACAAGGCGCTGCGCGAGGTGGAGACCGAGCTGGCGACCCGCTGGGGCGAGACCAAGCTGGAGCCCTCGGTGACGCGGATCGCGGCGCTGATGGACGTCCTCGGCGAGCCCCAGCGCGCGTACCCCTCGATCCACATCACGGGGACCAACGGCAAGACGTCCACGGCCCGGATGATCGAGGCCCTGCTCGCCGCGTTCGACCTGCGCACCGGCCGGTACACCTCGCCGCACGTGCAGACGATCACCGAGCGGATCAGCCTGGACGGCGGCCCGATCTCCGCCGAGCGGTTCATCGAGACGTACGAGGACATCAAGCCGTACGTCGAGCTCGTGGACTCCCGCCAGGAGATCCGGCTCTCCTTCTTCGAGGTCATCACCGCGATGGCGTACGCGGCCTTCGCCGACGCCCCGGTGGACGTGGCGGTCGTCGAGGTCGGCATGGGCGGCGCCTGGGACGCCACGAACGTCATCGACGCCTCGGTCGCCGTCGTCACCCCGATCGACCTCGACCACACCGACCGGCTGGGCGAGACCCCGGGCGAGATCGCCGGCGAGAAGTCCGGGATCGTCAAGCAGGGCGCGACCGTCATCCTGGCCCAGCAGCCGGTCGACGCCGCCCAGGTCATGCTGAAGAAGGCCGTCGAGGTCGACGCCACGGTGGCCCGCGAGGGCATGGAGTTCGGCATCGTCTCCCGCGACATCGCGGTCGGCGGCCAGCTGCTCACCCTGCGCGGACTCGGCGGCGAGTACGAAGAGATCTTCCTGCCGCTGTACGGCGCGCACCAGGCGCACAACGCGGCGGTCGCCCTCGCGGCGGTCGAGGCGTTCTTCGGGATCGGCGCGGAGCACGCCCGCACCCTGGACGTCGACACGATCCGCCGCGCCTTCGCCTCCGTGGCCTCCCCGGGCCGCCTGGAGGTCGTCCGCAGCTCCCCGACGGTGATCCTGGACGCGGCGCACAACCCGGCGGGCGCGCGGGCGACGGCCGACGGCATCAGTGAGTCGTTCGGCTTCTCCCGGCTCATCGGCGTGGTCTCCACCAGCTCCGACAAGGACGCCAAGGGCCTGCTCGAGGCCTTCGAGCCGATCTTCGCGGAGGTCGTGATCACGGCGAACTCCAGCCCCCGCGCGACGGACGTGGACGCGCTCGCGGCGCTCGCCGTCGAGGTCTTCGGCGAGGACCGGGTGGTCGTCGAGCCGCGCCTGGACGACGCCATCGAGGCGGCGATCACTCTCGCGGAGGAAGAGGACGAGTACGCGGGCGCGGGTGTGCTGGTGACCGGTTCGATCTTCACGGTCGGGGATGCCCGGCTGCTGCTCGGAAGGCGCTGA
- the mrdA gene encoding penicillin-binding protein 2, whose product MSNIPETGRTPRVQIRLVVIQVLVFSLLLTLGGRLWYLQIRNGKEYTEEAKGNGVQRVVQPAVRGSILDARGVPLADNETRLVVSASRTELMKMKDDGKAVLTRLAGVLGMKPKDVMDKVRLCDSETPQPCWNGSPYQPIPVTDEATTQQALTIRESSEDFPGITAEPTAVRRYPALGNARTAQVLGYLSPVTDEEIQKAKDSESPFLRSDQVGRSGLERTYDKELRGKAGVTSYEVDKLGRVMGQTEADPGVPGSTLVTSIDARVQAVAEYELHQAMKTVRQETDKITGRKYEADAGAVVVLESRTGRVVAMASQPDYDPNAWVGGISGKDYAALTSKESNYPLLNRAIQGQSPAGSVFKVVSASAAVRAGYDFDDKYNCSASYSMGNRSFANFESKGHGPITLGDALKFSCNTVFYRLGHQEWQRDGGLKPNKNANDWFYRTARDFGFGSETGIDVPNEVKGRIPDRQWKKSFWEANKDSWCKQGKKGGTYVEQIAYESCLEGNQLKAFDSINFAIGQGDVLITPIQLATAYAAISNGGTLYNPTIGKAVISPDGKKVQEIKPQAHAKLPVDAETIRDLDKGLRSVVEPGGTAAWRFGGWPQDKIPMHAKTGTAQVYGKQTTSWFATYTKDFTIVMTISQGGTGSGASGPAVRNIYDALYGLDDAGNQDLKRALLPQPQKALPKIQPDGFIEAPEIKPYDPESQKVDPAKQGDGELPLAGPPPVWQRD is encoded by the coding sequence ATGAGCAACATCCCGGAGACCGGGCGGACACCCAGGGTCCAGATCCGGCTCGTCGTCATCCAGGTCCTCGTCTTCTCCCTCCTGCTCACCCTCGGCGGACGCCTCTGGTACCTCCAGATCCGCAACGGCAAGGAGTACACCGAGGAGGCCAAGGGCAACGGCGTCCAGCGCGTCGTCCAGCCCGCCGTGCGCGGCTCCATCCTCGACGCCCGCGGCGTCCCGCTCGCCGACAACGAGACCCGCCTCGTGGTCTCCGCCTCGCGCACCGAGCTGATGAAGATGAAGGACGACGGCAAGGCCGTCCTCACCCGCCTCGCAGGAGTCCTGGGCATGAAGCCCAAGGACGTCATGGACAAGGTCCGGCTCTGCGACTCCGAGACGCCGCAGCCCTGCTGGAACGGCTCGCCCTACCAGCCGATCCCGGTCACGGACGAGGCCACCACGCAGCAGGCGCTGACGATCCGGGAGAGCTCCGAGGACTTCCCCGGCATCACCGCCGAACCCACCGCCGTCCGCCGCTACCCGGCCCTCGGCAACGCCCGCACCGCCCAGGTCCTCGGCTACCTCTCGCCCGTCACCGACGAGGAGATCCAGAAGGCCAAGGACTCGGAGTCGCCGTTCCTCCGCTCCGACCAGGTCGGCCGCTCCGGCCTTGAACGTACGTACGACAAGGAGTTGCGCGGCAAGGCGGGCGTCACCTCGTACGAGGTCGACAAGCTCGGCCGCGTCATGGGCCAGACCGAGGCCGACCCGGGCGTGCCCGGCTCCACCCTCGTCACCAGCATCGACGCCCGGGTCCAGGCCGTCGCCGAGTACGAGCTCCACCAGGCGATGAAGACCGTCCGCCAGGAGACCGACAAGATCACCGGCCGTAAGTACGAGGCCGACGCGGGCGCCGTCGTCGTCCTGGAGTCCAGGACCGGCCGCGTCGTCGCGATGGCCTCCCAGCCCGACTACGACCCCAACGCCTGGGTCGGCGGCATCTCCGGCAAGGACTACGCCGCGCTCACCAGCAAGGAATCCAACTACCCGCTGCTCAACCGGGCCATCCAGGGCCAGTCACCGGCCGGCTCCGTCTTCAAGGTGGTGTCGGCGAGCGCGGCCGTGCGGGCCGGCTACGACTTCGACGACAAGTACAACTGCAGCGCCTCGTACAGCATGGGCAACCGCAGCTTCGCGAACTTCGAGTCCAAGGGGCACGGCCCCATCACCCTCGGCGACGCCCTCAAGTTCTCCTGCAACACCGTCTTCTACCGTCTCGGCCACCAGGAGTGGCAGCGCGACGGCGGCCTCAAGCCGAACAAGAACGCCAACGACTGGTTCTACCGGACCGCCCGTGACTTCGGATTCGGCTCCGAGACCGGCATCGACGTACCGAACGAGGTCAAGGGCCGCATCCCGGACCGCCAGTGGAAGAAGAGCTTCTGGGAGGCCAACAAGGACTCCTGGTGCAAGCAGGGCAAGAAGGGCGGCACCTACGTCGAGCAGATCGCCTATGAGAGCTGCCTCGAAGGCAACCAGCTGAAGGCCTTCGACAGCATCAACTTCGCCATCGGCCAGGGCGACGTCCTCATCACCCCCATCCAGTTGGCCACCGCCTACGCCGCCATCAGCAACGGCGGAACCCTCTACAACCCCACCATCGGCAAGGCCGTGATCAGCCCCGACGGCAAGAAGGTCCAGGAGATCAAGCCGCAGGCCCACGCCAAGCTGCCCGTCGACGCCGAGACGATCCGCGACCTCGACAAGGGCCTGCGCTCCGTCGTCGAGCCCGGCGGCACCGCCGCCTGGCGGTTCGGCGGCTGGCCGCAGGACAAGATCCCGATGCACGCCAAGACCGGCACCGCCCAGGTCTACGGCAAGCAGACCACCTCCTGGTTCGCGACCTACACCAAAGACTTCACGATCGTCATGACGATCTCCCAGGGAGGCACCGGCTCCGGCGCCTCCGGCCCCGCCGTGCGCAACATCTACGACGCCCTCTACGGCCTCGACGACGCGGGCAACCAGGACCTCAAGCGCGCCCTGCTGCCCCAGCCGCAGAAGGCGCTGCCGAAGATCCAGCCCGACGGCTTCATCGAGGCGCCCGAGATCAAGCCGTACGACCCGGAGTCGCAGAAGGTCGACCCCGCCAAGCAGGGCGACGGAGAACTGCCGCTCGCGGGCCCGCCCCCCGTCTGGCAGAGGGACTGA
- the mreD gene encoding rod shape-determining protein MreD — protein sequence MKFNRILLSTTLVVVALVIQVSVLARLQLPGAVPDLVLLTVLGLALVYGPVSGSLIGFGAGLLADLAPPADHAAGRYALVLCVIGYLAGLARPDNGRLKSASGPMAVVVVAAVGTTLLYAGVGALVGDTAARHVGLGFLLFTAAVYDLLLAPFTVPLIMALARRAENDPLAEATAGGTDVASGWLSSGTGLRIGNQRGGLRVKAARTRASRAGRIKGVKRL from the coding sequence GTGAAGTTCAACCGGATTCTGCTCTCCACCACACTCGTCGTGGTCGCCCTGGTCATCCAGGTCTCCGTCCTCGCGCGCCTCCAGCTCCCCGGCGCCGTACCCGACCTCGTCCTGCTGACCGTCCTGGGCCTCGCACTCGTCTACGGGCCGGTCAGCGGCTCCCTCATCGGCTTCGGGGCCGGCCTCCTCGCCGACCTCGCGCCGCCCGCCGACCACGCCGCCGGCCGCTACGCCCTCGTGCTCTGCGTCATCGGCTACCTCGCCGGACTCGCCCGCCCCGACAACGGCCGGCTCAAGTCCGCCAGCGGCCCGATGGCCGTGGTCGTCGTCGCCGCCGTCGGCACCACCCTGCTGTACGCGGGGGTCGGCGCCCTCGTCGGCGACACGGCCGCCCGTCACGTCGGCCTCGGCTTCCTGCTGTTCACGGCGGCCGTCTACGACCTCCTCCTCGCGCCGTTCACCGTGCCGCTGATCATGGCCCTTGCCCGGCGCGCCGAGAACGACCCGCTCGCCGAGGCCACCGCGGGCGGCACCGACGTCGCCTCCGGCTGGCTCTCCTCCGGCACCGGCCTGCGGATCGGCAACCAGCGCGGCGGCCTGCGCGTCAAGGCCGCCCGCACCAGAGCCTCACGTGCCGGACGCATCAAGGGAGTCAAGCGCCTGTGA
- the mreC gene encoding rod shape-determining protein MreC, translated as MRDTRESRLLLVLLIAIAFALITVDIRGGEESPVDGARQAAAAVFGPVENGVAAAVDPIGNAIGAVRDSGERHNRIAALERENAALKAKLGSDDRNRSRLRELDTMLKTAGAGQYGIKAAEVIAIGAAQGFSWTVTIDAGANDGITRDMTVLNGAGLVGRVTTVGPSTSTVLLANDPDFTVGTRMEKTDELGFATGQGDRPLLVQLLNGKAKVKPGDRLVTFGSQGDKPFVPGVPVGEIVRVDPSGGGLTRNVYVRPYVGFTKLDIVGVVVQAPRTDPRDMVLPPKPKPAPTVTVTVTPPPPDGQQAGDPADPQPGRPQDAEQDAGQNAARNEEEGVTP; from the coding sequence GTGAGGGACACACGAGAGAGCCGGCTGCTCCTGGTGCTGCTGATCGCCATCGCGTTCGCGCTGATCACGGTGGACATCCGCGGCGGCGAGGAGTCACCGGTCGACGGCGCCCGGCAGGCAGCCGCCGCGGTCTTCGGGCCGGTCGAGAACGGCGTCGCGGCAGCCGTCGATCCCATCGGCAACGCCATAGGAGCCGTACGGGACTCCGGCGAGCGGCACAACCGGATCGCCGCCCTGGAACGCGAGAACGCCGCCCTCAAGGCCAAGCTCGGCAGCGACGACCGCAACCGCAGCCGCCTCCGCGAGCTCGACACCATGCTCAAGACGGCCGGAGCCGGGCAGTACGGCATCAAGGCCGCCGAGGTCATCGCCATAGGAGCGGCCCAGGGCTTCTCCTGGACCGTCACCATCGACGCCGGCGCCAACGACGGCATCACGCGGGACATGACCGTGCTCAACGGCGCCGGTCTGGTCGGCCGCGTCACCACCGTCGGCCCCTCCACCTCGACCGTGCTCCTCGCCAACGACCCCGACTTCACCGTCGGCACCCGGATGGAGAAGACCGACGAACTCGGCTTCGCCACCGGCCAGGGCGACCGCCCGCTCCTCGTCCAGCTGCTCAACGGCAAGGCGAAGGTGAAGCCCGGTGACCGGCTCGTCACCTTCGGCTCGCAGGGCGACAAGCCCTTCGTGCCCGGCGTCCCGGTCGGCGAGATCGTCCGCGTCGACCCGTCCGGCGGCGGCCTGACCCGTAACGTCTACGTCCGCCCGTACGTCGGCTTCACCAAGCTCGACATCGTCGGCGTCGTCGTCCAGGCCCCGCGCACGGACCCCCGCGACATGGTCCTGCCCCCCAAGCCGAAGCCCGCGCCGACCGTCACCGTCACGGTCACCCCGCCGCCACCGGACGGTCAGCAGGCCGGCGATCCGGCCGATCCCCAGCCGGGCAGACCGCAGGACGCGGAACAGGACGCGGGACAGAACGCGGCACGCAACGAAGAGGAGGGAGTGACACCGTGA